ATGGGCCTCTTCCTCGGCACCGGCCCCGACCCGAGCCTCGCGGTCCTGCGCGCCCTCCCGCGCCTCGCCCGGCGCTGGGACCTCCCGCTCCTGATCTCGGTCTCCCGCAAGGGCTTCCTCCGCGACCTCACGGCTCGTCCCCGCGACGCGCGCACGGTCGCGTCCGCCGCCGTGGAGCTGTGGGCCATCCAGCACGGCGCCGCCTGCATCCGCACCCACGAGCCGGCCGCCCTGCGCGACCTGCTCGCCGTCCTCGCCGCCCTCGACGACGCCTGAGGGCGAGCGCAGGCCCCCCGCAACGCTGGACTCCCCGGCCCGGGCACTGCTACCTCAACCCGGCCCCATGAGCGCACTCTCCCGCTTCAAGCTCCTCGATCTGTCCCGCCAGCTTCCCGGCCCGTTCGCATCCATGCTCCTCGCCGACCTCGGCATGGACGTGACGGTGGTCACGGCGCCGACGGATCCGATGGGCCTCGGCATCCCGCTCCTCGGGCGCAACAAACGCAGCGTGACGCTCAACCTGAAGGCGCCCGAGGGTCGCAAGGTCTTCCACGAGCTGGTGCGGGAGGCCGACGTGGTGCTCGAGGGCGGCCGGCCGGGCGGGGCGAAGAAGCTGGGCGTCGACTACGAGACGCTGCGCGCCGTCAACCCGCGCCTGGTCTACTGCTCGATCTCGGGCTACGGCCAGGACGGACCGTACCGCGACCGGGTCGGTCACGACGTCAACTACCTCGGCTTCGCCGGCGTGATCGGCGTCACCGGCGCGGGGCCCGACGACCTGCCTGCCATCCCCGGCGTGCAGATCGCGGACCTCGGCGGCGGCGCGATGGTGGCCGTCGCCGGCATCCTCGCGGCGCTGCTCTCGCGCGAGGCGAGCGGCACGGGGCAGTACGTCGACGTCGGCATGATGGACGGCGCGGTCGCCTGGCAGGTGATCAACGTCTTCAATCTGCTGGCGCAGGGCGCCGAGCCGCGGCGCGGCGAGACGATGCTCACCGGGCAGCATCCCTGCTACGCGATCTACGAGACGCTCGACGGCCGGCACGTCACCGTCGGTGCGCTCGAGCCGCACTTCTGGCGCAACCTCTGCGCCGAGCTCGGCATGCCGGAGTACGTCGAGACGCAGTTCGCCGGCGGCGAGAAGCGCGAGGAGATGTTCCGCCGCCTCCGCGCCAAATTCCGCGAGAAGACGATGGCGGAATGGGTCGCGCAGCTCGCCGACAAGGACATCTGCTTCGGCCCGGTCGCGACGCTCTCGGAGACGCTCGACGATCCGCAGGTGAAGCATCGCGAGATGGTCGTCGAGCTCGACGGCCGTCGCACGCTCGGCAACCCCGTGAAGCTGTCGGCGACGCCCCCGACGATGCGCACGCCGCCCGCGGCGCTCGGCGCGCATACCGACGAGGCGCTCGGCAGACTCGGCTACACCGCGGCGCAGATCGACGAGCTGCGCGGCCGCGGCGTGATCTGAAGGAGGCGTCGTCCGATGGCCGGTATCCTCGCCGCTGCTGCGCACGTTCCCCGCTACCGCCTGCCGCGCGAGACGATCGCGCGCGAGTGGGGCGGCCTGCCCATGCCCGGCGAGCGCGCCGTGGCCAATCACGACGAGGACAGCCTCACCATGGCGGTCGGCGCCGCCCTCGGGCTCGGTGCCGACGCGACCGGGGCGGCGGCGGTCTACTTCGCGACCACGAGCGCGCCGTACGCCGAGAAGCAGGGCGCGGCGACGATCGCAGCCGTGCTCGACCTGCCTGCGGCCGTGCGCACGCTCGACGTCGGTGCGTCGCTGCGGGCCGGGACGTCCGCGCTGATCGCCGCGCTCGATGCGGTGGCGGCGGGGGCGGAGCGGGTGGTCGTCGCCGCGGGGGACTGCCGCCTCGGCGAGCCGGAGTCGATGAACGAGCAGACCTTCGGCGACGCCGGCGCCGCGGTCCTCGTGGGCAACGAGCCCGGTCTCGCGGAGATCGTCGCCGTCCATCAGATCGCCGACGATCTCGTCGGCACCTGGCGTACCGACGAGCAGCGCTACGCGCACGCGTTTCCGAGCGCCTTCGAGGGCAAATACGGCTACGCCCGGCTCCTCGTCGACGCGGCGAAGGGCCTGCTCGCCAAGGCCAGGGTCGCGCCCGCCGATCTCGCCACGGTGATCCTGCCGCAGCCGAACCCGCGCGCGCCGCAGGGGGTGGCGAAGGGCCTCGGCCTCGATGCGAAGAAGCAGCTCCAGGACGGCTTCTTCATGACCGTCGGCGACAGCGGCGCGGCGCAGCCGCTGCTCATGCTCGTCGCCGCCCTCGAGCGCGCGAAGGCGGGAGACCTCGTGCTGATCCTCGGATACGGCGACGGCGCCGACGCGATCCTCCTTCGCGCCACCGGCGTGAGCACCCGGGCCGGCGCGGGCGTCTCGCAGCAGATCGAGGTGAAGCGCCCGCTGCCGTCGTACGGCCGCTACGCGAAGTTCCGCCGTCTCGTGCGACGCGAGGGCGGGGCGCCCGACGCGTCGTCGCCGGTGATCCTCTTCCGCGACCGCCGCGAGGTGCTGCCGCTGTGGGGCGGACGCTGCCCGCAGTGCGGCGTCGTGCAGTACCCGAAGCATCGCGTCTGCATCGAGTGCCAGAAGCCCGGCGCCCTGGAGGACGTGAAGCTCGCCCGCCGCGGCACCGTCTTCACCTTCACGCACGACCACATCTTCGAGAGCCCCGACCCGCCCACCACGCACGCCGTGATCGATCTCGAGGGCGGCGGACGGCTCTACTGCCAGCTCACCGACTGCGACCCCGAGGCGGTGCAGGTCGACATGCCCGTCGAGCTCACCTTCCGTCGGCTCCACGACGGCGGCGGTTTCACCAACTACTTCTGGAAGGCGCGTCCCGCCTGAGCGGCGCGCACGAGGGCTCCCCGTCATGGATTTCGGATTCAGCGAAGAGCAGGAGATGCTCCGGCAGTCGGCGCGCGACTTCCTCCAGAAGGAGGCGCCGATCGGCTACGCGCGCAAGATGATGGAGGACGAGCGCGGCTACACCGACGCCGTCTGGAAGAAGATGGCGGAGCTCGGCTGGACCGGGCTGGTCCTGCCCGAAGAGCACGGCGGCTCGGGTCTCACGTTCGTCGACCTCATCGTCGTGCTCGAGGAGATGGGCCGTGTCGTCCTGCCGGGGCCGTTTTTCTCGACCGTGGTCGTCGGCGGCGTGGCGCTCGTCGAGGGCGGCAGCGAGGCGCAGAAGGCCGAGTATCTGCCGCAGCTCGCCGCGGGCGGGCTGCAGGTGACGCTCGCACAGCTCGAGCCCTCGGGGCGCTGGGACCCAGACGGCATCGCGCTCGAGGCGAAGCCCGCGGGCGGCGGCGCCGTGCTCGCCGGCACGAAGCTCTTCGTGCCCGACGCGCACACCGCCGACCTGCTCGTGGTCGCGGGGCGCGCCCCCGGCTCGAAGGGGAGCGAAGGGATCACCCTCTACCTCGTCGACGCCAAGGCGAAGGGCGTCGCGATCACGCCGCTCAAGACGATGGACCAGACACGGCGCCTCGCCGAGGTGAAGCTCGACGGCGTGCAGGTCGGCGCCGACCGTGTGCTCGGCACGCCGGGGCAGGGCTGGGCGCTGCTCGACCGCATCGTCGACCGCGGCAAGGTCGGGCTCTGCGCCGAGATGTGCGGCGGCGCGCAGCGCGTCCTCGAGATGAGCGTCGAGTACGCCAAGGTGCGCGAGCAGTTCGGCAAGCCGATCGGCAGCTTCCAGGCGATCCAGCACAAGTGCGCCAACATGCTGGTCGAGGTCGAGAGCTCGAAGTCGGTGACCTACTACGCGGCCTGGGCGGTCGCGAACGACGTCGCCGAGGCGCCGCTGGCGGCGGCCATGGCCAAGGCCTACTGCTCCGACGCCTACCGCCACGTGTCCGGCGAGGGCATCCAGATCCACGGCGGCATCGGCTTCACGTGGGAGCACGACATGCACCTCTACTTCAAGCGGGCGAAGAGCTCCGAGGTGACGTTCGGCGACGCCACCTGGAACCGCGAGCTGGTCGCGCAGCACATCGACCTCTAGAGGAGACGCACCGGATGGCGCAGGTCGACCGCAGCCTGCTGGGCGTATGGGGCCCGGCGACCACGATGATCGTCGAGACCGGGAAGATCCGCGAGTTCGCGCGCGCGGTGAAGGACCCGAGCCCGCTCTACTCCGACGACCAGGGCGCGCTGGCGCCGCCGACGTTCCTCATGACCATCGCGCACTGGATCCGCGACCTCGGCGAGACGCGCGCCGCCGTGAAGCTGGACCTGAAACGCCTCCTGCACGGCGAGCAGGACTTCGAGTACCTGCGTCCCATCCGTGCCGGCGACGTACTGACCTTCCGCTCGCGTACCAGGGAGGTCTTCGAGAAGCAGGGCAAGCGCGGCGGCACCATGACCTTCGTCGTCGGCGAGACCGAGTTCCGCAACGCCCAGGGCGACGTCGTCGCCTACATGCGCAACACCGCCATCGAGACGGCGGGCGCGGTGAGGGAGTAGACGCGATGGCCGACCGCTTCGCCGAGGGCAGCGTCATCCCCGCCGTCGTCACCGGGCCGATCACGCGCACCGATCTCGTGCGCTACGCCGGCGCATCGGGCGACTTTAACCCGATCCATCACGACGACGCCTTCTCGCAGGCCGCCGGCAATCCCACCGTGTTCGGGCACGGCATGCTCACCGCCGGCCTCGTCGGCCGCTGCGTCACCGATTTCGTCGGCAGCGTCGCGTGCCTGCGCCGCTTCAAGGTGCGCTTCGCGACGCGCGTGTGGCCCGGCGACGTCATCACGTGCACCGGGCGCGTCACGCGCCGCTACGAGGCCGAGGGCGAGCGGCGCATCGACGGCGAGGTGGTCGCGCTCAACCAGAAGGGCGAGGCCACGGTGAGCGGCGCGTTCACGGCCGTCGTCCCCGGCTGAGGTCGTCACGAGCGCGATCGTCACCGGCGCGGGCCGCGGCATCGGGCGCGCGATCGCGCTCGGGCTGGCGACGGACGGGCTCGCGGTGGGTGTGCTCGACCGCGACGCCGACGGCGCCGCCGACACCGCCGCGGCGATCGCCGCGGCCGGCGGGCGCGCCCGTGCCTGCGCGGCCGACGTCACCGTACCCGAGACCGTGGCGGCGGCGCTGGCCGCGCTCGAGGCCGCTCTCGGGCCGCCGAGCGTGCTCGTCAACAACGCCGGCTGGGACGTGTTCGGCCGCTTCGTCGACAGCGATCCGCGGCTCTGGGACCGGCTCATCGACGTCAATCTGAAGGGCGTGCTGCACGTCGCACGGCTCATCCTTCCCGGCATGATCGCACGCGCCGGCGGTCGCGTCGTCAACGTGGCGTCCGACGCGGGCCGCGTCGGCAGCTCGGGCGAGGTCGTCTACTCGGCGTGCAAGGCCGGCGTGATCGGCTTCACGAAGGCGGCGGCGCGCGAGGTGGCGCGGCATCAGGTCACGGTGAACGCCGTCTGTCCGGGTCCGACCGAGACCCGGCTCCTCGCCGAGGTGATGGCGGGCGAGCAGGGCGCGAAGGTCCTGGCGGGCATGCGGCGGGCGATCCCGCTCGGCCGGCTCGGGCGTCCCGAAGACGTCGCCGGCGCGGTGCGCTGGCTCGTTTCGCCGGGCGCCGCCTACGTCACCGGCCAGGTGATCTCGGTCTCGGGCGGCCTCACCATGGCCGGCTGACGCTCGCCGCCGTGGCGTCATGGCCGTGACGCTGCGTCACAGGAGCGTGCAGTCCTGCCTCGGTCTTCGTGCGCCGCGTCGCGGCGCGACCTCTGCATGAGCCCCCGGGGGCACGACGCAAGTCCGCGTTCCCTTTGACGCCCATGCGCTGCCGGGGGAGCGGGCGGCGAGGCGTCGGCCGGCCGGCGCGATCGGCACGGCGTCTGCAACCGGTGGACCGGATCGCATGAACGCATCTCACCTTCGCTGGTCGCCGCGTGACCGGGTTCCCGGGGTGTCGGACCGGATGCGCTGGGACACGTGGTCGTGCGTGGCCCGGACGTCGTGGGTGCACACGTCCCCGAGCCGATCGGTGCCGCACCGGTCCATCCGGGCCGGTCGCGCGGTGACCGGCGAGTATCGCAGCGCCGGCACGGACCGGCGCCGGTGATCGCCGAGCGCAGGGGAGGAAGGTGATGCTCGACGGAGTGGCCCAGCGCGTACGCGCGCTGATCGCGGACCACCTCGGCGTCGGCGCCGAGGATATGGGCCCGCACGTGTCGCTGCGCGACGACCTCGCCGCCGACTCGCTCGACCTGCTCGAGGTCTCGGTCGCGCTCGAGGACGACCTCGGGATCGGCCTCCCGGAGCGGGTCCTCGCGGACGTGCGCACCGTCGGCGAGCTGATCGACGCCGTGGTCGCCGCCGCCCGCAACCGGCGGGTCGCGGTGGCGCGAAGCGAGAGCCCGGCGGAGCCGGTGCGCGTCGGCGCGCGCGTGATCCCCGCCGCGGGCAGCGGCCGGCCCACGCTCGATCGCACCGAGTGGCTCACGCCCTACGCGGTCGAGGCCATCGTCGACGACGCGCTCCACGCCGGGCGCGGCGCCCGCCTCGAGGTGGTGCTGGGCGCCAACGTTCCGGCTGCCGACGTCGCGCGCGTCGCCGAGCGCTTCCAGGCGCTCGGTGCACGCGGCATCGACGTCCAGGTCCGACGCGAGGGCCAGGGAGCCCATCGCCGCACGATCCTGCGCAGCACGCCCGACGCCGCGCGCGCCTGAGCCCGCCGGCCGCTCTCCACGCGGCCGCCGTTGCTTGCCCACGGCGGGCCGAGCCGGCAGTCTCGGTCGAGTCCGATGACGCTGCGCGCGATCTGCTTCCACGGCCATTTCTATCAGCCGCCCCGCGAGGATCCCTGGCTCGGCCTGGTGGAGCCGGAGCCCGAGGCGGCACCCGATCGCGACTGGAACGCGCGCATCACCCGCGAGTGCTACCGCCCCTTCGGTCAGGCTCGCATCCTCGACGCCGCCGATCGTCTCGCCGAGGTGACGAACCTCTACGGCGCCATCAGCTGGAACGTCGGGCCGACGCTGGCGTCCTGGCTCGCGACGCACGCCCCCGACGTGCTGGCGGCGATGCGTGCGGCCGACGCCGAGGGCGTCGTACGCACGGGGCACGGCCACGGCTGGGCGCAGCCGTGGGGCCATCCGATCCTGCCGCTGTCGACGGCACGCGACGTCGCGACCCAGGTGCGCTGGGGGCTCGCCGACTTCGCGCATCGCTTCGGCCGCCCCGCCCACGCCATGTGGCTGCCCGAGATGGCGGTCGACGTTCCGAGCCTCGTCGGGCTCGCCGACGCGGGCATCGAGGTGACCATGCTGTCGCCGCACCAGGCCCGGCGCGTGCGCCCGCTCGGCGCCGGCGACGACGCCTGGCGGCCGGTGACGGCGGCGACGCTGGACGCGGGGCGCGTCTACCGCTGTCGGCTGCCGGGCGAGCGCGCGATCGACGTCGTCTTCCGCGACGCCGTCGCCTCGGCGGAGGTCGCCTTCGGCGACGACCTCCGCAACGGCGCGCTGCTGGCGCGGCGGCTGCGGGAGCGGCTGGCGTCGGCGCGCGGCGACACGCTGGTCACCGTCGCGGTCGACGGCGAGACCTACGGCCACCACCATCGCTTCGGCGAGATGGCGCTCGCGTTCGCGCTGCGCGCGCTGCGCGAGGATCCGTCGATCACGCTGCTCGGGCCCCAGGCCTTTCGCGAGAAGGCGCCGGCGCAGTGGGAGGTCGACCTCGTCCCGGAGACGTCGTGGAGCTGCCCGCACGGCATCGAGCGCTGGCGTTCGGACTGCGGCTGCCGCACGGGCGCGGCGCGCGGCTGGACGCAGGCCTGGCGGGCGCCGCTGCGTCTGGCGATCGATTGGCTGCGCGACGAGCTCGCGGTGCTCTTCGCCGCGCGCGGCGGCGAGCTGCTGCGCGATCCGTGGGGTGCCCGCGACCGCTACGTCGAGTGCCTGCTGGCGCCGGCGCGCCGCGAGAGCTTCCTCGCCGCGGAGGCGGGAAGCCGTCTGTCGCCTGCGAACGCCGTCCAGGCACGGCGCGCGCTCGAGCTCGCGCGCCACGCGCTCGCCATGCAGACCAGCTGCGGCTGGTTCTTCGACGACCTCGCGGGGCGCGAGGCGTTGCTGGTGCTGCGGCACGCCGCCCGCGCGCTCGAGCTCGCGGAGACGCTCGGGCGGCGCCTCGAGGGCGGCTTCGTCGAACGGCTCGCGGGGGCGCGCAGCAACGTCGTCGGCGGCGCCACCGGGGCCGAGGTCTGGCGGCAGCGGGTGCGGCCCGCACGGCCGGTCGCCGTGCGGGTGGCGGGCACGAGCGCGCTGCTGGCGGTGCTGGGGCATACGGTGCGGGTCCCGGGCTACGACGTGACCTTCTCGTCGACACCGGCCGCGGGCCGGCTCGACGCCGAAGCCCGGGTGACGGAAACCACGACCGGCGCCGTCACCCGCGTCGAGGTGGACGCCGACGCCGCGACCGCCGTCTGCCGGCTCGGCGACGAGCGGGTGGACCTGCGGGAGGCCTTCGGCGCGCAGCGCGAGCGGGTGCTCGAGGCGGTCGGGCGCAGCGCCGTCGCGCGCGTGCGTGACGGCCGGCGCGCGTCGCTCGAGGAGGCGGGTCCGCTGCTCCAGCCGCTGCTGGCCGGTGGCGAGCGCCTGTCGGTCGAGCTCGGGCTCCTTCTCGGCTACGAGGAGGCCGACGCGATCGCGATGGCGCTGGCGGCCGGCACGGCCGATCTCGACGCGTTGATCGCGCGCGCGACGACGTTGCGGGCGCGCGGCGTGGCGATGCCCGCGGACTGGCTCGCGCCGCGCATCGCGCAGGCGATCGAGGACCGCGTCGCGGCGCTGCCGGCGGGCGCCCCCGCGGCGTTGCGGCTGCTCGATCTCGCCGCGGCGATCGGCGCCACGCCCGACCTCGGGCCGGCCCAGGTGCGCACGCTCGCGTGGTGGGACGGCGCCGCGCCGGCCGATCGCCTGACCGGTCCGGTGACGGCGCTGCTCGACCGGCTGCGCGTCGCGCCGCGCGCCTGATCTATTCGACCGGCTGGGCGGGCTCGCTGGCCACCGCAGCGGCGTCGTCGACGAGGAGCTCGGCTTCGGCGGGATTCGCCGGCGTCCCGATACCCGACAGCTCGCGCTGGATCGCGCCCTGCTCCTTCACGAGCTGATCGCGCTCGCCCACCAGGGTCTGCTCCTCGGGCGACAGGTAGCCGGCCGCGTTGGTGCCGAGGCCGCCGGTCTCGGGCGTGCCGCCGGCGAAGCGGGTGCGGACGCGGGCAAGCTCGGCGAGCTGGGAGTCGATGGCCGTGATGCGCTGGCTCATGGTGCGCAGCTCCCTGCCGAGGCGGTCGCGCTTCAGGTCGTCGGCGGCCGAGAGATCGCTTGCGGGCGTGGGGCCGTCGGATTGCGCGAAGCCGCCGTCGTCGGCCGTGCTGGAGAAGGTGTCCGGCGCATGGGCGATGCCGGTCTGCTCGGCGCCGCTGGCGGGCGCGTTGCCGAAGTGCTGGACGCCGCCGCGGTCCTTCCAGCTGTAGACGTCGTCGGCCAGCGCCCGCCCGCCCAGCGTAGCCGCCGCCAGCGCCATCACGAGTCCGATCCGCCGCATCACCATCCTCCGGGCGGGCCGTTCCGACCTTGTGCGGAGCTAGCCAGCCTTCCACGTCGTGCCGGTCGGTCCGTCCTCCAGCACGATCCCCTGCTCGCGCAGCTGCCCGCGGATGGCATCCGCTTCGCGGAAGTCCTTGCGCCCGCGGGCCGCGTTCCGTGCCGCGATCATGGCCTCGATCTCCGCCTCGCTCAAGCCGGACTTCTGCCGCCCGCGGGCACGGAGATCGGCGAGGACGCCGGTCGGATCGCCGCCCAGCACGCCGAGGCTCGGCAGCACGCGCGCCAGCTCGGCGCGGGCGGCGGCGGCGTCCCCCCGGTTGCCGGCGTCGAGGGCACGGTTCAGGTCGCGGATACGGTCGAAGACGAGACCCAGGGCCTTGGCGGCGTTCAGGTCGTCGTCCATGGCGGCGGCGAACTCGCGCTCGAAGGCCGACGCCGGCGCGGCGAGCGAGCCGTCGAGCGGGGCGGCGGGTGTGACCTGTCCTTTGACCTCGTCGGCGCGGGCGAGCGTCTCGGCGAGACGCTCGAGCTGGTGGAGTCCGTCGTCGAGGCGCCCGGAGGCGAAGTCGAGCGGCGCGCGGTAGTGCGTGCCGAGGAAGAGGAGGCGCATGGCGTCGGCGGGGACGCGCTTGGCGACCTCGGCGATCGGCAGGATGTTGCCGAGCGACTTCGACATCTTCTCGGCGCCCGAGGTGATCATGCCGTTGTGCACCCAGAGCTGTGCGAAGCACGCGCCGCTGTCGCCCTCGGACTGCGCGATCTCGTTCTCGTGGTGCGGGAAGATGAGGTCGGCGCCGCCGCCATGCACGTCGATGGACGCGCCGAGATACGCCGCCGCCATCGCCGAGCACTCGATGTGCCACCCCGGCCGGCCGGGACCCCAGGGGCTCTCCCACTGCGGCTCGCCGGGCTTGGCGCCCTTCCACAGCGCGAAGTCGTGCGCGTCTTCCTTGCCGGCGTCGATCTCCTCGCCGGACGCCATGTCCTCGAGCCGCTGGTGCGAGAGCTTGCCGTAGCCGGCGAAGCGGCGGACGCGGAAGTACACGCTGCCGCCGGCGACGGGGTAGGCGAGGCCCTTGGCGACGAGCCGCGCGATCATGGCGAGCATGTCGGGCACGTGCGCGGTGGCGCGCGGCTCGTGATCGGGCGGCAGGCAGCCGAGCCAGCGCACGTCCTCCTGGAAGGACGCGATCTCGCGCTCGGTGAGGGCCTGCGGCGTGATCCCCTCCTCGGCGGCGCGGCGGATGATCTTGTCGTCGATGTCGGTGAAGTTGCGCACGAAGGTGACGCGGGTGCCGCGCGCGCGCAGCCAGCGGCAGAGGACGTCGGCGGTGATGAGCGCGCGCGCATGGCCGACGTGGGAGCGCGAGTAGACGGTGACGCCGCACCAGTAGAGCCGCGCGTGACCCGGCTCGCGCAGGACCAGCGGCTCCTTGCGGCCGGAGAGGGTGTTCGTGAGGACCAGGGACACGGGCCGGCTACTCGTCTTCCTCGCGCAGCTTGGCGAGGACGGAGTAGTCCTCCAGCGTGGTGGTGTCCCCGACCGTCTCCTTGCCGGCGGCGATGTCGCGTAGCAGCCGGCGCATGATCTTGCCGCTGCGCGTCTTCGGCAGCGCGTCGGTGAAGCGCAGGTCGTCCGGGCGCGCGAAAGCGCCGATCTCCTTGGCGACGTGCTCCTTCAGCGCCTTCTCGAGCGCCTTGTCGGCCTTGTGGCCGCCCTCGAGCGTGACGAACACCGCGATCGCCTGGCCCTTCAGCTCGTCGGGCCGGCCGACGGCCGCGGCCTCGGCGACGGCGGGGTGGCTCACGAGCGCGCTCTCGATCTCCATCGTGCCGAGCCGGTGCCCGGAGACGTTGACGACGTCGTCGATGCGGCCCATCACCCAGAAGTAGCCGTCGGCGTCGCGGCGGGCGCCGTCGCCGGTGAAGTAGACGCCCGGCTGCTGGCTCCAGTACTGCTGCACGTAGCGATCGGGGTCTCCCCACACCGTGCGCAGCATGCCGGGCCACGGGCGGGTGACGACCAGGTAGCCGCCCTGGTTCGCGGGCAGGCGCTGGCCGTCGCGGCTGCGGATCTCGCACACGATGCCCGGCAGCGGCAGCGTCGCGGAGCCGGGCTTGGTCGGCGTCGCGCCGGGCATGGGCGCGATCATCATGCCGCCCGTCTCCGTCTGCCACCACGTGTCGACGATCGGGCAGCGCTCCTTGCCGATGACGCGGTGGTACCACATCCACGCCTCGGGATTGATCGGCTCACCGACCGAGCCGAGAAGGCGCAGCGACGCGAGCGAGTGCTTGCGCGGCCACTCCTCGCCCCACTTGATGAAGGCGCGGATCGCGGTGGGCGCGGTGTAGAAGATGGTGACGCCGAGCTCGTCGATGACGCGCCAGCAGCGGTCGGGCTCGGGGAAGTTCGGCGCGCCCTCGTACATCACCGTGGTCGCGCCGTTGGCGAGGATACCGTAGACGACGTAGCTGTGCCCCGTCACCCAGCCGATGTCGGCGGTGCACCAGTAGGTGTCCTCCTCCTTCAGGTCGAACACCCACTGCGACGAGCAGGCGGCGTGGAGGAGGTAGCCGGCGGTCGTGTGCACGACGCCCTTCGGCTTCCCGGTGGTGCCGCTGGTGTAGAGGATGAAGAGCGGGTGCTCGCTGTCGAGCGGCACCGGCGGGCAGTCGGCCGAGGCGCCGTCCATGAGCTCGTGCCACCAGTGGTCGCGTCCCGGGTGCATCGGTACGGCGTCGCCGGTGCGGCGCACGACGACGACGTCCTGCACGGTCGGCACCTCGGCGAGCGCGGCGTCGACGTTGCCCTTCAGCGGTACGACGCTGCCGCGGCGCCAGCCGCCGTCGGCCGTGACCAGTACCTTGGCCGCGGCGTCGTTCAGGCGGTCGCGCAGCGCCTCGGCGGAGAAGCCGCCGAAGATCACCGTGTGGGTGGCGCCGATGCGCGCGCAGGCGAGCATCGCGACCGCCGCCTCGGGGATCATCGGCAGGTAGATGCCGACGCGGTCGCCGGCGACCACGCCGAGGCTGCGGAGCACGTTCGCGAAGCGGCAGACCTCGCGGTGCAGCATGGCGTAGGTGAGGACGCGGCGATCGCCTGGCTCGCCCTCGAAGATGATCGCGGCCTTGTTGCGGCGCGGGCCCCTCAGATGCCGGTCGAGGCAGTTCTCGGCCAGGTTGATCTGGCCGCCGACGAACCACTTCGCGAACGGCGGCGTCCAGTCGAGGACGCGCTCCCACGGCTTCGACCAGCTGAGGCGCGCCGCCTGCTCGCCCCAGAAGCCGGTCGGATCCTCGACCGACTGCCGGTACAGCTCGTCGTAGTGGTCGCGGGTCGGGACGTACGCCTCGCTCGCGAAGGGCTCCGGCGGTGGGAAGACCCGATCCTCGCGGAGGACGGAGTCGATGGTGGCGTGGGTCGTCGGATCGCTCATACAGCCCCCTCCGGAACGTCGCGTAAAGTAGTGGCGGGCCCCGTGGGGTGCAAGCTGGAAGTGGCGGCGAAATGCGAATGGCGCCGGGGGCTTGGCGCCGCAGTGGGAACGGGTAGGGTGGCGCACCCTCCATGCGCTTCCAGGCCCTCGACGAGCATCAGCTCCTGGTCTTCTGGACGCAGCTGCTCGTCCTCGTGCTGGTGGCACGCGGGCTCGGCGGCGTCGTCCGCCGCTTCGGTCAGCCCGCGGTGATCGGCGAGCTCGCGGCGGGCGTGATCCTCGGCCCGTCGGTGCTCGGCGTCATCCTGCCGCAGGCCTGGGACTGGCTCTTCCCGCCCGATCCGGTCCTCGCAGGCGTCATGAACGGCGTCGCCTGGCTCGGCGTCTTCCTGCTCCTGATCCTGGCCGGCTTCGAGACGGATCTCGGGCTGATCCGCCGGCTCGGCCGCGCCGCCGCCTGGGTGTCTGCCGGAAGCCTGGTCGTCCCGCTCGGCTTCGGGCTCGCGGTCGGATGGGCGATGCCGGAGCGCTTCCTCGGACGGGCCGAGGATCGCCTCGAGTTCGCGCTCTTCATGGCGACGGCGCTGGCCATCTCGGCGCTGCCGGTCGCGGCGAAGGTGCTCTCCGAGCTCGATCTCATGCGTCGCAACT
The sequence above is a segment of the bacterium genome. Coding sequences within it:
- a CDS encoding acyl-CoA dehydrogenase family protein is translated as MDFGFSEEQEMLRQSARDFLQKEAPIGYARKMMEDERGYTDAVWKKMAELGWTGLVLPEEHGGSGLTFVDLIVVLEEMGRVVLPGPFFSTVVVGGVALVEGGSEAQKAEYLPQLAAGGLQVTLAQLEPSGRWDPDGIALEAKPAGGGAVLAGTKLFVPDAHTADLLVVAGRAPGSKGSEGITLYLVDAKAKGVAITPLKTMDQTRRLAEVKLDGVQVGADRVLGTPGQGWALLDRIVDRGKVGLCAEMCGGAQRVLEMSVEYAKVREQFGKPIGSFQAIQHKCANMLVEVESSKSVTYYAAWAVANDVAEAPLAAAMAKAYCSDAYRHVSGEGIQIHGGIGFTWEHDMHLYFKRAKSSEVTFGDATWNRELVAQHIDL
- a CDS encoding MaoC family dehydratase N-terminal domain-containing protein yields the protein MAQVDRSLLGVWGPATTMIVETGKIREFARAVKDPSPLYSDDQGALAPPTFLMTIAHWIRDLGETRAAVKLDLKRLLHGEQDFEYLRPIRAGDVLTFRSRTREVFEKQGKRGGTMTFVVGETEFRNAQGDVVAYMRNTAIETAGAVRE
- a CDS encoding hydroxymethylglutaryl-CoA synthase family protein, whose protein sequence is MAGILAAAAHVPRYRLPRETIAREWGGLPMPGERAVANHDEDSLTMAVGAALGLGADATGAAAVYFATTSAPYAEKQGAATIAAVLDLPAAVRTLDVGASLRAGTSALIAALDAVAAGAERVVVAAGDCRLGEPESMNEQTFGDAGAAVLVGNEPGLAEIVAVHQIADDLVGTWRTDEQRYAHAFPSAFEGKYGYARLLVDAAKGLLAKARVAPADLATVILPQPNPRAPQGVAKGLGLDAKKQLQDGFFMTVGDSGAAQPLLMLVAALERAKAGDLVLILGYGDGADAILLRATGVSTRAGAGVSQQIEVKRPLPSYGRYAKFRRLVRREGGAPDASSPVILFRDRREVLPLWGGRCPQCGVVQYPKHRVCIECQKPGALEDVKLARRGTVFTFTHDHIFESPDPPTTHAVIDLEGGGRLYCQLTDCDPEAVQVDMPVELTFRRLHDGGGFTNYFWKARPA
- a CDS encoding CoA transferase, which produces MSALSRFKLLDLSRQLPGPFASMLLADLGMDVTVVTAPTDPMGLGIPLLGRNKRSVTLNLKAPEGRKVFHELVREADVVLEGGRPGGAKKLGVDYETLRAVNPRLVYCSISGYGQDGPYRDRVGHDVNYLGFAGVIGVTGAGPDDLPAIPGVQIADLGGGAMVAVAGILAALLSREASGTGQYVDVGMMDGAVAWQVINVFNLLAQGAEPRRGETMLTGQHPCYAIYETLDGRHVTVGALEPHFWRNLCAELGMPEYVETQFAGGEKREEMFRRLRAKFREKTMAEWVAQLADKDICFGPVATLSETLDDPQVKHREMVVELDGRRTLGNPVKLSATPPTMRTPPAALGAHTDEALGRLGYTAAQIDELRGRGVI
- a CDS encoding SDR family oxidoreductase, with amino-acid sequence MVTGAGRGIGRAIALGLATDGLAVGVLDRDADGAADTAAAIAAAGGRARACAADVTVPETVAAALAALEAALGPPSVLVNNAGWDVFGRFVDSDPRLWDRLIDVNLKGVLHVARLILPGMIARAGGRVVNVASDAGRVGSSGEVVYSACKAGVIGFTKAAAREVARHQVTVNAVCPGPTETRLLAEVMAGEQGAKVLAGMRRAIPLGRLGRPEDVAGAVRWLVSPGAAYVTGQVISVSGGLTMAG
- a CDS encoding acyl carrier protein; translation: MLDGVAQRVRALIADHLGVGAEDMGPHVSLRDDLAADSLDLLEVSVALEDDLGIGLPERVLADVRTVGELIDAVVAAARNRRVAVARSESPAEPVRVGARVIPAAGSGRPTLDRTEWLTPYAVEAIVDDALHAGRGARLEVVLGANVPAADVARVAERFQALGARGIDVQVRREGQGAHRRTILRSTPDAARA